The Cynocephalus volans isolate mCynVol1 chromosome 2, mCynVol1.pri, whole genome shotgun sequence genome window below encodes:
- the DUX4 gene encoding LOW QUALITY PROTEIN: double homeobox protein 4 (The sequence of the model RefSeq protein was modified relative to this genomic sequence to represent the inferred CDS: inserted 1 base in 1 codon) has translation LPREARRRRVVLSSSQKGALQASFEQNPYPGIXAREELAEAIGIPECRIQTWFQNQRTRQLRQSRLKSRGSSGEQQVQTEEGPRPHAQERVPKEGRRKCTAITGAQTTILIGALEKSQFPGIATREELATQTGLPEARIQIWFQNRRSRHP, from the exons ctgccaagagaagcccgacgcaggagggttgttctgagctcgagtcaaaagggtgctctgcaagcatcgtttgagcagaacccctaccctggta gggccagagaagaactggccgaagcaattggcattccagaatgtagaatcCAGActtggtttcaaaaccagagaacacggCAGCTGAGGCAgagtcgactcaagtcccgaggctcctcaggagaacagcaagtgcagactgaggaagggcctcgtcctcacgctcaggaacgcgtccccaaggaaggccgacgaaagTGCACGGCCATCACCGGCGCCCAAACCACGATCCTCATTGGAGCCCTTGAGAAGAGTCagtttcctggaattgccaccagggaagaactggctacacaaacaggcctcccggaggccagaattcaaatctggtttcagaaccgaagatctcggcaccca